Below is a window of Hyphomonas neptunium ATCC 15444 DNA.
AAAAGCTGATCAAATCTATCCAGGACATTGGCCTCCTGGATCCGATCATCATCGATGAAAGCAACATGATTCTCTCGGGGCATCTCCGGGTGGGGGCTTTCAAGGCCATTGGCCTCGACAATATTCCGGCGATCCGGATCACCCATCTTTCACGTGATCAGAAAGCCGCCTTTGTTTTGCACGCCAACAAGATTGTTGAAGAAGGCAGCTGGGACAAAGGCATCCTGAAACAGGAACTCTCCATGCTCGTGGAGTTTGGCTGCGACATCGATCTTGAAACCACCGGCTTCGATATCGGCGAGATCGATCTGGTCATTGGCAGCGATGAAGCCGCCGTCGATGAGGAGCCGCTGGTTCCTCCGCCTCCCGCGCAGGCCGTTACGCGGCCCGGAGATCTATGGATTATGGGCCAGCACCGGCTTCTCTGCGGTAGTTGCCTTGAGCCATTGGATTGGCAGTGCCTGATGCGCGGTGAGCGCGCCCGTGTCTGCTTCACCGATCCGCCCTATAATGTGAAGATCAAGGGGCATGTTTCTTCGAAGGACCATGACGAATTCGCCATGGGATCGAGCGAGATGTCACCCGAACAGTTTGTGGCGTTTCTCTATGGGGCGCTGGGTGGGGCGGTAGAGTGGAGCATCGATGGCGCCATCCACTATATCTGTATGGATCACCGGCACATGCGGGAGCTCTACGCGGCCGCCGATCCCCTCTACTCCGCCCAGCTCAATCTCTGCGTCTGGGCCAAGACCAATGGCGGGATGGGCTCCTTCTATAGAAGTCGGCATGAGCTCGTCGCGGTCTACAAAGTTGGGACTGCGCCACACATTA
It encodes the following:
- a CDS encoding site-specific DNA-methyltransferase, whose translation is MTHAQNAQPERCDPLNNFPTPTIIHVAIAVLIAYPRSARRHTASKLKKLIKSIQDIGLLDPIIIDESNMILSGHLRVGAFKAIGLDNIPAIRITHLSRDQKAAFVLHANKIVEEGSWDKGILKQELSMLVEFGCDIDLETTGFDIGEIDLVIGSDEAAVDEEPLVPPPPAQAVTRPGDLWIMGQHRLLCGSCLEPLDWQCLMRGERARVCFTDPPYNVKIKGHVSSKDHDEFAMGSSEMSPEQFVAFLYGALGGAVEWSIDGAIHYICMDHRHMRELYAAADPLYSAQLNLCVWAKTNGGMGSFYRSRHELVAVYKVGTAPHINNVQLGRFGRNRTNVWSYAGANTFRKGRDKDIADHPTVKPVTMVADAIMDASAPGDICIDGFGGSGTLILAAERTNRVARVIELEPKYCDVAVRRWEEMTGRQAVLDRTGKNPPALFLPPPGKEGAA